From Providencia sp. R33, a single genomic window includes:
- a CDS encoding structural cement protein Gp24 yields the protein MAIPKSVAHGLTSGVVGEISHAGPIRAVAAILSSADEKQNIFGRAYTYKNDSVESVQVGGKGAFAGIMINPKAYRIEVNHARNGTQGEFLAMGEVYVELEEGVGKINAPVVFDETDGSLSSKLVPAAGDRVIGFVSRHVESSESAHLSVIRLTEIPYPAAVKEGE from the coding sequence ATGGCAATTCCTAAATCAGTGGCGCATGGCTTAACGTCTGGCGTAGTGGGTGAAATCAGTCATGCAGGGCCTATCCGTGCCGTTGCCGCCATTCTCAGCTCAGCGGATGAAAAGCAAAATATCTTCGGTCGGGCTTACACCTACAAAAATGATTCGGTGGAGTCTGTGCAAGTGGGTGGTAAGGGGGCATTTGCGGGGATCATGATTAACCCGAAAGCGTATCGTATTGAAGTGAACCATGCGCGCAATGGCACCCAAGGCGAGTTTTTGGCAATGGGCGAAGTATACGTCGAACTCGAAGAAGGGGTAGGTAAAATCAATGCACCAGTTGTCTTTGATGAAACGGACGGCTCACTTTCCTCCAAGCTTGTTCCTGCTGCTGGTGACCGAGTGATTGGTTTTGTTAGTCGTCACGTTGAATCCAGTGAATCAGCCCATTTGAGCGTTATTCGCTTAACAGAAATCCCATATCCAGCGGCAGTAAAGGAAGGTGAATAA
- a CDS encoding major capsid family protein produces MPVSKQKFYMSGRDIRKHGQLNIQPNQQWTYRELEQIGFGGLASMDSAITGAAMQGGLIQREMLQHVLPGLIRTATRVRVLDEITGVLNAGEWHDEEIILNVATPTGKAELYGDHTNVPLASYIQDQERRGIVRFEQGFQVGKLEEARQSAAGFEAAAEKRNSATESLEQGRERIGYYGFNSPETRVFGLMNEPNLPAYETASKKWKGGTFADITQDITNMFSRIEMSSGGIIKDDIAITLTLPLGYRSTLNVANPVARGETVYQWVKENYPNLRFVFSPEFVGANGGADVAYMFADTIDDGSTATSATILQVVPVKYQLLGSQAQIKGYLEDATNATAGVFVTRPWAITRLTGI; encoded by the coding sequence ATGCCAGTTAGCAAGCAAAAGTTTTATATGTCTGGCCGCGATATTCGCAAGCATGGTCAACTTAATATCCAACCTAACCAACAGTGGACATATCGCGAACTGGAGCAAATTGGTTTTGGTGGTTTGGCGTCGATGGACTCCGCGATCACGGGCGCAGCCATGCAAGGTGGGTTGATTCAGCGTGAAATGTTGCAACACGTTCTTCCTGGTCTCATTCGTACCGCCACCCGTGTTCGTGTGTTGGATGAAATCACCGGTGTATTGAATGCGGGTGAATGGCACGATGAGGAAATCATTCTGAACGTGGCAACACCAACCGGTAAGGCTGAACTTTACGGCGACCATACCAACGTGCCGTTAGCGTCTTACATTCAAGACCAAGAACGTCGCGGTATCGTGCGTTTTGAACAAGGTTTTCAAGTCGGTAAGTTAGAGGAAGCGCGCCAATCTGCAGCTGGGTTTGAAGCCGCTGCGGAAAAACGTAATTCAGCGACGGAATCTTTAGAGCAAGGGCGTGAGCGGATTGGTTACTATGGGTTTAATAGCCCTGAAACACGTGTATTTGGCTTGATGAATGAACCGAATCTACCCGCTTATGAAACCGCATCGAAAAAATGGAAGGGCGGCACGTTTGCCGATATCACCCAAGATATTACCAATATGTTCTCGCGCATTGAAATGAGTTCAGGCGGGATTATCAAAGACGATATCGCTATCACATTGACGTTACCGTTAGGTTACCGTTCAACGCTAAACGTCGCTAACCCTGTGGCGCGTGGTGAAACGGTGTATCAATGGGTGAAAGAGAACTATCCAAACCTGCGCTTTGTGTTCTCACCTGAATTTGTCGGGGCGAATGGTGGTGCGGATGTGGCGTATATGTTCGCAGATACCATCGATGATGGCTCAACCGCAACCAGCGCGACCATCTTACAAGTGGTACCCGTTAAATACCAATTGTTGGGCTCACAAGCGCAAATCAAAGGGTATTTAGAGGATGCGACCAATGCGACAGCGGGTGTCTTTGTTACCCGACCTTGGGCTATCACCCGTCTCACAGGCATCTAA
- a CDS encoding DUF4054 domain-containing protein translates to MEASTFPLTSFRVLRPQFCGVPDDDIYIIAQSALNYFSPCRGVCTNELWMLVVAHMLDLNQQIAEGAAPTGVVTSITMDKISVSFSAPPAGSDWSHWFKMTTYGQQFLALIKRCSVPQYIGGAGERSAFRGVGGRFTRGGRLR, encoded by the coding sequence ATGGAGGCGAGCACATTTCCCCTAACGTCATTTCGTGTGCTCCGTCCACAGTTCTGCGGGGTGCCTGATGATGATATTTATATTATTGCCCAATCCGCGCTGAACTATTTTTCCCCTTGTCGTGGTGTTTGTACCAATGAATTGTGGATGCTGGTTGTCGCCCACATGTTGGACTTAAATCAACAAATTGCAGAGGGCGCCGCGCCAACCGGTGTTGTCACCAGCATCACCATGGACAAAATCAGCGTGTCATTCTCTGCGCCCCCTGCAGGTTCCGATTGGTCTCACTGGTTCAAAATGACGACCTACGGCCAACAGTTCTTAGCACTCATTAAGCGCTGTAGCGTACCGCAATATATTGGTGGTGCAGGTGAACGTTCGGCATTTCGCGGTGTGGGTGGCCGGTTCACACGAGGGGGGCGGTTACGTTAA
- a CDS encoding phage collar protein, whose product MFGNLHRIASRYIPQQTAQWFRFKNREPDERGHDQNQYHEPVDIRGSWQAVDTQDAQSMGFDSNMVYRRFYTSHDIKGIQRGTSPDYFVFNGKKYDVMGDADWYEQDGWKSVICIEVGAYDG is encoded by the coding sequence ATGTTCGGAAATTTACACCGTATCGCTTCTCGCTATATTCCTCAGCAAACAGCCCAGTGGTTTCGCTTTAAAAACCGTGAGCCCGATGAGCGAGGGCATGACCAAAACCAATATCATGAGCCAGTGGATATTCGGGGGAGTTGGCAAGCCGTCGATACTCAAGATGCTCAATCAATGGGCTTTGATTCAAACATGGTTTATCGACGTTTTTATACCTCCCATGATATCAAAGGCATTCAGCGTGGTACGTCTCCCGATTACTTTGTTTTTAATGGCAAGAAATACGATGTGATGGGGGATGCGGATTGGTATGAGCAGGACGGCTGGAAATCGGTGATTTGCATCGAGGTAGGTGCCTATGACGGATAA
- a CDS encoding phage gateway protein produces MTDNDVDIAIRKQLLRQLTEVGIDIPVKAGFQSTKQGREDNMVMFFSINESGHGWQGRNYNVQGNNANHQENQLSEKTYQVQAFITQLGPYTANDIAAIARMVVNSLPFVTTLRKQGIGVQRATSVRQPYFVNDYGDYEQNPSFDFNVTYKRSLFPDTAAISALYPDIHRI; encoded by the coding sequence ATGACGGATAATGACGTTGATATTGCGATCCGCAAACAGCTATTACGGCAGCTAACTGAAGTTGGTATTGATATCCCTGTGAAAGCGGGTTTTCAATCCACCAAGCAAGGTCGTGAAGATAATATGGTGATGTTCTTTTCCATCAATGAAAGTGGGCATGGTTGGCAAGGTCGCAATTACAATGTCCAAGGTAACAATGCCAATCACCAAGAAAACCAATTATCCGAAAAAACGTACCAAGTTCAGGCATTCATTACCCAATTAGGCCCGTATACCGCCAATGATATTGCCGCCATTGCCCGAATGGTTGTCAATTCACTGCCTTTTGTGACCACACTGAGAAAGCAAGGTATTGGTGTACAACGGGCAACATCCGTTCGCCAGCCTTACTTTGTGAACGACTATGGTGACTACGAACAAAACCCCTCGTTTGATTTTAATGTGACGTATAAACGCTCTCTTTTCCCTGATACAGCTGCCATAAGCGCGCTCTATCCTGATATCCACCGCATATAA
- a CDS encoding DUF3383 domain-containing protein, which produces MPIKQTRYVDIASAVIGASAVPMRKLTGRLFSTNPKIPAGKVLEFASGQVDDLLGIDSPEANFARQYFSYVSPAPVSKPKELQIASYEPVGRAPTLFGTKAAALADLKIIADGTLSVTIGSVTKSYKDIDLSEAKSYADIASTIQAKLNAEREPQFSSSYLTFNSLDSAFELSGGVQERASISVEYSVLANAMGLSSGTASEGNPAQTPLEAFMAAEQVSDSFGSATFLDELTLEQAVPLAQYVSGENVKYQLHLSVSKSQVEDFSAALMGTASVGLNLKTEDNYFIQALPMAVMAATDYDRTNATTNYMFRQLGVTFPAQVTTDTDADRFDKLRVNYYGETAIAGSQIRFYQRGFLCGGSSNPLDMSVHANEQWLKAYIAQQWFSVLLATRGVPANKDGEARALMVIAGAVTKAINNGTILAGKTLSEVQKLAIADASGDDLAWYDVQDKGYWYNAQIVENTGESDLPEYVMKYVLIYGKGDWVRKVEGSHNLV; this is translated from the coding sequence ATGCCAATTAAACAAACTCGATACGTTGATATCGCATCGGCGGTTATTGGCGCGTCTGCTGTTCCGATGCGTAAATTAACCGGCCGTCTATTTTCCACTAACCCCAAAATTCCCGCCGGTAAAGTTTTAGAATTCGCCAGTGGTCAGGTCGATGATTTACTGGGTATTGATTCTCCCGAAGCTAACTTTGCACGACAATACTTTAGCTATGTTAGCCCTGCACCGGTGAGTAAGCCGAAGGAATTACAAATTGCGTCTTATGAGCCCGTCGGGCGAGCGCCTACGTTATTTGGGACAAAAGCCGCCGCATTAGCAGATTTAAAAATTATTGCGGATGGAACGCTATCAGTCACGATTGGTAGCGTCACTAAAAGCTACAAAGACATTGATTTATCGGAAGCAAAATCTTATGCGGATATTGCATCCACTATTCAAGCAAAACTCAATGCAGAAAGAGAACCACAATTTTCCAGTAGCTATTTGACGTTTAATTCACTCGATAGCGCCTTTGAGCTGAGTGGCGGTGTGCAAGAACGCGCATCCATTAGTGTTGAATATTCGGTACTGGCGAATGCCATGGGGTTGTCTTCCGGTACTGCATCTGAAGGTAACCCCGCACAAACGCCGCTGGAAGCGTTTATGGCTGCTGAGCAAGTATCCGATTCATTTGGTAGTGCGACATTCTTGGATGAATTGACGTTAGAGCAAGCGGTGCCATTGGCGCAGTATGTTTCCGGTGAAAATGTCAAATACCAATTACACCTCAGTGTGAGCAAAAGTCAGGTTGAAGATTTTAGCGCCGCCTTGATGGGGACGGCTTCGGTTGGGTTAAACCTTAAAACGGAGGATAACTATTTTATCCAAGCCTTACCGATGGCGGTCATGGCAGCAACCGATTATGACCGGACTAATGCTACAACAAACTACATGTTTCGTCAGTTGGGTGTCACCTTTCCTGCACAGGTCACTACCGATACGGATGCGGATCGCTTCGATAAGTTACGCGTGAACTATTACGGTGAAACCGCAATAGCCGGCTCGCAAATTCGTTTCTATCAGCGGGGCTTCTTGTGTGGTGGCTCCTCTAATCCGCTGGATATGAGTGTGCATGCCAATGAGCAATGGTTGAAGGCCTATATTGCTCAACAATGGTTTAGTGTGTTGTTGGCGACACGCGGTGTTCCTGCTAATAAAGACGGTGAAGCACGTGCATTGATGGTGATTGCTGGTGCGGTCACCAAAGCGATTAATAACGGCACGATTTTAGCCGGTAAAACGCTCTCTGAGGTGCAAAAGCTTGCTATTGCGGATGCGTCTGGCGATGACCTTGCGTGGTATGACGTACAAGATAAAGGCTATTGGTATAACGCGCAGATTGTTGAAAACACGGGTGAAAGCGACTTGCCTGAGTATGTCATGAAATACGTGCTGATTTACGGCAAAGGCGATTGGGTTCGTAAGGTCGAAGGCTCTCATAATTTAGTCTAG
- a CDS encoding phage tail fiber protein, whose protein sequence is MHDVSATGLSFTIQASKTFPTGILITAFADDADPLDLPAVDIAQTGMDINGNLVSWSTPTPQTVTINVLAGSEEDQNLSILLEANTAKKGRRHAGDIITFVASYGDGSTVTARNGKITNGSRGNSAASAGRLKSKAYTFVFQDFDSTRVR, encoded by the coding sequence ATGCATGATGTATCTGCAACCGGCTTGAGTTTTACCATTCAAGCCAGCAAAACCTTTCCCACTGGGATTTTAATTACCGCCTTTGCTGACGATGCTGACCCGCTGGATTTACCGGCTGTCGATATTGCACAAACCGGTATGGACATTAACGGTAACTTGGTGAGTTGGTCCACACCGACACCACAAACCGTCACCATCAACGTTTTAGCTGGTAGCGAAGAAGATCAAAACTTGTCTATTTTGCTCGAGGCGAATACCGCGAAAAAAGGGCGTCGACACGCAGGGGATATCATTACCTTTGTCGCCTCTTACGGTGATGGTTCAACGGTCACGGCGCGTAACGGCAAAATTACCAATGGCAGTCGTGGCAACTCTGCTGCCTCTGCGGGACGTTTGAAATCCAAAGCCTATACCTTTGTGTTTCAAGATTTTGATAGTACACGCGTCCGTTAA
- a CDS encoding phage baseplate protein: MITEVKIFNVDNFSALFETANPIQINVRDEHKATQFTVESGETRSDHVVVQPVEIGMDLILAGEMKSAFETLQQAYDKHQLVGIQTRVKTYQPMLLVNLYHDEIPEMADAIKLSLRFSEWRTVEPEYGDLPPRKVAKKEQSSTVNRGKVQTSTVPDKKKKSAATKIADGEFTLGW; this comes from the coding sequence ATGATCACCGAGGTGAAAATCTTCAATGTCGATAACTTTTCGGCGTTATTTGAAACGGCCAATCCGATTCAAATTAACGTCCGTGACGAACACAAAGCGACACAGTTTACCGTTGAGTCGGGGGAAACACGCAGTGATCATGTGGTGGTTCAACCCGTTGAAATTGGCATGGATTTAATTTTAGCCGGCGAAATGAAAAGTGCCTTTGAAACCCTACAGCAAGCCTACGATAAACATCAGTTAGTGGGTATCCAAACGCGGGTGAAAACCTACCAACCGATGTTGCTAGTGAATCTCTATCACGATGAAATTCCAGAGATGGCCGATGCGATTAAACTCTCGCTGCGCTTTAGTGAGTGGCGAACGGTTGAGCCAGAATATGGCGACCTGCCGCCCCGTAAGGTGGCAAAAAAAGAGCAATCGAGTACGGTGAATCGTGGAAAAGTGCAAACATCCACAGTGCCGGACAAAAAGAAAAAATCGGCAGCAACCAAAATTGCTGATGGTGAATTTACGTTAGGGTGGTAA
- a CDS encoding phage baseplate plug family protein, whose product MQEIPLNAVPNQRLRVSLGGDEWELTVKVARTTMCCDIKRNDVVLLQGIRVMPNQPLIPYRYLSGNGNFAFITENDEYPWWAQFGQSHSLVWWGDDD is encoded by the coding sequence ATGCAAGAGATCCCTTTAAATGCCGTGCCTAATCAACGTTTGCGCGTGAGCCTTGGCGGTGATGAGTGGGAGCTGACGGTTAAAGTGGCACGAACAACAATGTGCTGCGATATCAAACGCAATGATGTGGTTTTACTGCAAGGCATTCGTGTGATGCCCAATCAACCGCTGATCCCCTACCGCTATTTATCAGGTAACGGTAATTTTGCGTTTATCACAGAAAATGATGAATATCCGTGGTGGGCGCAGTTTGGGCAATCGCACAGTCTTGTTTGGTGGGGGGATGATGATTGA
- a CDS encoding baseplate hub protein: protein MIDLRRIRLGIEVNGRLQWYEGLRIRANGTKYANPLQNECTVNIDGLNATTRNMLLTETSPYTQAKKSHRLIVEAGRVSTGIFRIYVGDIVSAEIASPPDVTLTLKAKTNNTNARDIVSSSGSAISKMSELAKNIAQDCGVKLDYQATDKNIANWYFCGPALKQVERLQDTGNVKAFIDDDMLYVKDQNKALSGRLRILNQKSGMVGIPKATEKGVDVTYLIDSESSLGGMLRLESKFNPALNGDYIIEQLKFDIASHDDPFFYQATCKRV, encoded by the coding sequence ATGATTGATTTACGTCGTATCCGATTAGGGATTGAAGTTAATGGTCGGCTGCAATGGTATGAGGGGCTGCGTATTCGTGCCAACGGCACTAAATATGCCAATCCCCTGCAAAATGAATGCACGGTCAATATCGATGGGCTCAATGCGACAACACGCAATATGTTGCTGACCGAAACTAGCCCTTATACCCAAGCGAAGAAATCGCATCGTTTAATTGTCGAAGCTGGTCGTGTTAGCACCGGTATTTTTCGCATTTATGTCGGGGATATTGTTAGTGCAGAAATCGCCTCACCGCCGGATGTGACATTGACCTTAAAAGCGAAAACCAACAATACAAACGCCCGAGATATTGTTTCTTCATCGGGTAGTGCCATAAGTAAAATGAGCGAGTTGGCTAAGAACATAGCACAGGATTGCGGGGTTAAACTGGACTATCAAGCCACCGATAAAAATATTGCCAATTGGTATTTTTGTGGGCCGGCACTCAAACAAGTGGAACGACTGCAAGATACGGGCAATGTGAAAGCGTTTATCGACGATGACATGTTGTATGTGAAAGACCAAAACAAAGCTCTAAGTGGCCGCTTGCGTATTCTTAACCAAAAATCGGGCATGGTAGGGATACCGAAAGCCACGGAAAAAGGTGTCGATGTCACTTATTTAATTGATAGTGAGTCGTCATTGGGTGGCATGTTACGCCTTGAAAGCAAGTTTAATCCTGCCTTAAATGGCGACTACATTATTGAGCAACTCAAGTTCGACATTGCCTCACACGACGATCCCTTCTTTTACCAAGCGACCTGCAAACGAGTGTAA